A part of Synchiropus splendidus isolate RoL2022-P1 chromosome 19, RoL_Sspl_1.0, whole genome shotgun sequence genomic DNA contains:
- the elavl3 gene encoding ELAV-like protein 3 isoform X5 has translation MVTQIISTMETQVSNGPSGTSLPNGPVISTNGATDDSKTNLIVNYLPQNMTQEEFKSLFGSIGEIESCKLVRDKITGQSLGYGFVNYVDPNDADKAINTLNGLKLQTKTIKVSYARPSSASIRDANLYVSGLPKTMSQKDMEQLFSQYGRIITSRILVDQVTAGISRGVGFIRFDKRNEAEEAIKGLNGQKPLGAAEPITVKFANNPSQKTGQALLTQLYQTAARRYTGPLHHQTQRFRLDNLLNASYGVKSSPSLFPRFSPITIDSMTSLAGVNLTGPTGAGWCIFVYNLSPEADESVLWQLFGPFGAVTNVKVIRDFTTNKCKGFGFVTMTNYDEAAMAIASLNGYRLGDRVLQVSFKTSKQHKA, from the exons ATGGTTACT CAGATAATCAGCACCATGGAAACCCAGGTGTCCAACGGTCCCAGCGGAACAAGCCTGCCCAACGGTCCAGTCATTAGCACCAACGGCGCCACAGACGACAGCAAAACCAACCTGATAGTCAACTAcctgcctcagaacatgacccAGGAGGAGTTCAAAAGCTTGTTCGGAAGCATCGGCGAGATAGAGTCCTGCAAGCTTGTCAGGGACAAGATCACAG GTCAGAGTTTGGGATACGGCTTTGTAAACTATGTGGATCCAAATGATGCGGACAAGGCCATCAACACCCTCAACGGTCTGAAGCTGCAGACGAAAACAATCAAG GTATCATATGCTCGGCCAAGCTCCGCCTCCATTCGAGATGCCAACCTTTACGTGAGTGGACTACCCAAGACCATGAGCCAGAAGGACATGGAACAGCTCTTCTCTCAGTACGGTCGCATCATCACATCCCGCATCCTGGTGGATCAAGTGACAG CAGGCATATCACGAGGAGTGGGATTCATCCGGTTTGACAAGCGAAACGAGGCAGAGGAAGCCATCAAAGGTCTGAACGGACAGAAGCCTCTGGGTGCCGCGGAGCCCATTACGGTCAAGTTCGCCAACAACCCCAGCCAAAAGACAGGCCAGGctttgctgactcagctgtaCCAGACCGCTGCCCGCCGCTACACAGGCCCCCTCCACCACCAGACGCAGCGCTTCAG ACTCGACAATTTACTAAACGCCAGCTACGGAGTCAAGAG ctctccctctctcttccccaGGTTCTCTCCCATCACCATCGACAGCATGACCAGCCTCGCCGGCGTCAACCTCACTGGCCCCACCGGAGCCGGCTGGTGCATCTTTGTGTACAACTTGTCCCCCGAGGCGGATGAGAGCGTCCTGTGGCAGCTGTTTGGGCCGTTTGGCGCCGTCACCAACGTCAAGGTGATCCGTGACTTCACCACCAACAAATGCAAGGGCTTTGGCTTCGTGACCATGACCAACTACGACGAGGCGGCCATGGCCATCGCCAGCCTAAACGGCTACCGCCTGGGTGACCGCGTGCTGCAGGTTTCCTTCAAGACCAGCAAGCAGCACAAAGCCTGA
- the elavl3 gene encoding ELAV-like protein 3 isoform X6 yields the protein MVTIISTMETQVSNGPSGTSLPNGPVISTNGATDDSKTNLIVNYLPQNMTQEEFKSLFGSIGEIESCKLVRDKITGQSLGYGFVNYVDPNDADKAINTLNGLKLQTKTIKVSYARPSSASIRDANLYVSGLPKTMSQKDMEQLFSQYGRIITSRILVDQVTAGISRGVGFIRFDKRNEAEEAIKGLNGQKPLGAAEPITVKFANNPSQKTGQALLTQLYQTAARRYTGPLHHQTQRFRLDNLLNASYGVKSSPSLFPRFSPITIDSMTSLAGVNLTGPTGAGWCIFVYNLSPEADESVLWQLFGPFGAVTNVKVIRDFTTNKCKGFGFVTMTNYDEAAMAIASLNGYRLGDRVLQVSFKTSKQHKA from the exons ATGGTTACT ATAATCAGCACCATGGAAACCCAGGTGTCCAACGGTCCCAGCGGAACAAGCCTGCCCAACGGTCCAGTCATTAGCACCAACGGCGCCACAGACGACAGCAAAACCAACCTGATAGTCAACTAcctgcctcagaacatgacccAGGAGGAGTTCAAAAGCTTGTTCGGAAGCATCGGCGAGATAGAGTCCTGCAAGCTTGTCAGGGACAAGATCACAG GTCAGAGTTTGGGATACGGCTTTGTAAACTATGTGGATCCAAATGATGCGGACAAGGCCATCAACACCCTCAACGGTCTGAAGCTGCAGACGAAAACAATCAAG GTATCATATGCTCGGCCAAGCTCCGCCTCCATTCGAGATGCCAACCTTTACGTGAGTGGACTACCCAAGACCATGAGCCAGAAGGACATGGAACAGCTCTTCTCTCAGTACGGTCGCATCATCACATCCCGCATCCTGGTGGATCAAGTGACAG CAGGCATATCACGAGGAGTGGGATTCATCCGGTTTGACAAGCGAAACGAGGCAGAGGAAGCCATCAAAGGTCTGAACGGACAGAAGCCTCTGGGTGCCGCGGAGCCCATTACGGTCAAGTTCGCCAACAACCCCAGCCAAAAGACAGGCCAGGctttgctgactcagctgtaCCAGACCGCTGCCCGCCGCTACACAGGCCCCCTCCACCACCAGACGCAGCGCTTCAG ACTCGACAATTTACTAAACGCCAGCTACGGAGTCAAGAG ctctccctctctcttccccaGGTTCTCTCCCATCACCATCGACAGCATGACCAGCCTCGCCGGCGTCAACCTCACTGGCCCCACCGGAGCCGGCTGGTGCATCTTTGTGTACAACTTGTCCCCCGAGGCGGATGAGAGCGTCCTGTGGCAGCTGTTTGGGCCGTTTGGCGCCGTCACCAACGTCAAGGTGATCCGTGACTTCACCACCAACAAATGCAAGGGCTTTGGCTTCGTGACCATGACCAACTACGACGAGGCGGCCATGGCCATCGCCAGCCTAAACGGCTACCGCCTGGGTGACCGCGTGCTGCAGGTTTCCTTCAAGACCAGCAAGCAGCACAAAGCCTGA
- the elavl3 gene encoding ELAV-like protein 3 isoform X7 produces the protein MVTQIISTMETQVSNGPSGTSLPNGPVISTNGATDDSKTNLIVNYLPQNMTQEEFKSLFGSIGEIESCKLVRDKITGQSLGYGFVNYVDPNDADKAINTLNGLKLQTKTIKVSYARPSSASIRDANLYVSGLPKTMSQKDMEQLFSQYGRIITSRILVDQVTGISRGVGFIRFDKRNEAEEAIKGLNGQKPLGAAEPITVKFANNPSQKTGQALLTQLYQTAARRYTGPLHHQTQRFRLDNLLNASYGVKSSPSLFPRFSPITIDSMTSLAGVNLTGPTGAGWCIFVYNLSPEADESVLWQLFGPFGAVTNVKVIRDFTTNKCKGFGFVTMTNYDEAAMAIASLNGYRLGDRVLQVSFKTSKQHKA, from the exons ATGGTTACT CAGATAATCAGCACCATGGAAACCCAGGTGTCCAACGGTCCCAGCGGAACAAGCCTGCCCAACGGTCCAGTCATTAGCACCAACGGCGCCACAGACGACAGCAAAACCAACCTGATAGTCAACTAcctgcctcagaacatgacccAGGAGGAGTTCAAAAGCTTGTTCGGAAGCATCGGCGAGATAGAGTCCTGCAAGCTTGTCAGGGACAAGATCACAG GTCAGAGTTTGGGATACGGCTTTGTAAACTATGTGGATCCAAATGATGCGGACAAGGCCATCAACACCCTCAACGGTCTGAAGCTGCAGACGAAAACAATCAAG GTATCATATGCTCGGCCAAGCTCCGCCTCCATTCGAGATGCCAACCTTTACGTGAGTGGACTACCCAAGACCATGAGCCAGAAGGACATGGAACAGCTCTTCTCTCAGTACGGTCGCATCATCACATCCCGCATCCTGGTGGATCAAGTGACAG GCATATCACGAGGAGTGGGATTCATCCGGTTTGACAAGCGAAACGAGGCAGAGGAAGCCATCAAAGGTCTGAACGGACAGAAGCCTCTGGGTGCCGCGGAGCCCATTACGGTCAAGTTCGCCAACAACCCCAGCCAAAAGACAGGCCAGGctttgctgactcagctgtaCCAGACCGCTGCCCGCCGCTACACAGGCCCCCTCCACCACCAGACGCAGCGCTTCAG ACTCGACAATTTACTAAACGCCAGCTACGGAGTCAAGAG ctctccctctctcttccccaGGTTCTCTCCCATCACCATCGACAGCATGACCAGCCTCGCCGGCGTCAACCTCACTGGCCCCACCGGAGCCGGCTGGTGCATCTTTGTGTACAACTTGTCCCCCGAGGCGGATGAGAGCGTCCTGTGGCAGCTGTTTGGGCCGTTTGGCGCCGTCACCAACGTCAAGGTGATCCGTGACTTCACCACCAACAAATGCAAGGGCTTTGGCTTCGTGACCATGACCAACTACGACGAGGCGGCCATGGCCATCGCCAGCCTAAACGGCTACCGCCTGGGTGACCGCGTGCTGCAGGTTTCCTTCAAGACCAGCAAGCAGCACAAAGCCTGA
- the elavl3 gene encoding ELAV-like protein 3 isoform X4: MVTQIISTMETQVSNGPSGTSLPNGPVISTNGATDDSKTNLIVNYLPQNMTQEEFKSLFGSIGEIESCKLVRDKITGQSLGYGFVNYVDPNDADKAINTLNGLKLQTKTIKVSYARPSSASIRDANLYVSGLPKTMSQKDMEQLFSQYGRIITSRILVDQVTAGISRGVGFIRFDKRNEAEEAIKGLNGQKPLGAAEPITVKFANNPSQKTGQALLTQLYQTAARRYTGPLHHQTQRFSVIPSLGKGPDPNNSSKPILDNLLNASYGVKRFSPITIDSMTSLAGVNLTGPTGAGWCIFVYNLSPEADESVLWQLFGPFGAVTNVKVIRDFTTNKCKGFGFVTMTNYDEAAMAIASLNGYRLGDRVLQVSFKTSKQHKA; encoded by the exons ATGGTTACT CAGATAATCAGCACCATGGAAACCCAGGTGTCCAACGGTCCCAGCGGAACAAGCCTGCCCAACGGTCCAGTCATTAGCACCAACGGCGCCACAGACGACAGCAAAACCAACCTGATAGTCAACTAcctgcctcagaacatgacccAGGAGGAGTTCAAAAGCTTGTTCGGAAGCATCGGCGAGATAGAGTCCTGCAAGCTTGTCAGGGACAAGATCACAG GTCAGAGTTTGGGATACGGCTTTGTAAACTATGTGGATCCAAATGATGCGGACAAGGCCATCAACACCCTCAACGGTCTGAAGCTGCAGACGAAAACAATCAAG GTATCATATGCTCGGCCAAGCTCCGCCTCCATTCGAGATGCCAACCTTTACGTGAGTGGACTACCCAAGACCATGAGCCAGAAGGACATGGAACAGCTCTTCTCTCAGTACGGTCGCATCATCACATCCCGCATCCTGGTGGATCAAGTGACAG CAGGCATATCACGAGGAGTGGGATTCATCCGGTTTGACAAGCGAAACGAGGCAGAGGAAGCCATCAAAGGTCTGAACGGACAGAAGCCTCTGGGTGCCGCGGAGCCCATTACGGTCAAGTTCGCCAACAACCCCAGCCAAAAGACAGGCCAGGctttgctgactcagctgtaCCAGACCGCTGCCCGCCGCTACACAGGCCCCCTCCACCACCAGACGCAGCGCTTCAG CGTGATCCCTTCACTCGGAAAGGGACCAGATCCAAATAACAGCTCAAAACCAAT ACTCGACAATTTACTAAACGCCAGCTACGGAGTCAAGAG GTTCTCTCCCATCACCATCGACAGCATGACCAGCCTCGCCGGCGTCAACCTCACTGGCCCCACCGGAGCCGGCTGGTGCATCTTTGTGTACAACTTGTCCCCCGAGGCGGATGAGAGCGTCCTGTGGCAGCTGTTTGGGCCGTTTGGCGCCGTCACCAACGTCAAGGTGATCCGTGACTTCACCACCAACAAATGCAAGGGCTTTGGCTTCGTGACCATGACCAACTACGACGAGGCGGCCATGGCCATCGCCAGCCTAAACGGCTACCGCCTGGGTGACCGCGTGCTGCAGGTTTCCTTCAAGACCAGCAAGCAGCACAAAGCCTGA
- the elavl3 gene encoding ELAV-like protein 3 isoform X9: MVTQIISTMETQVSNGPSGTSLPNGPVISTNGATDDSKTNLIVNYLPQNMTQEEFKSLFGSIGEIESCKLVRDKITGQSLGYGFVNYVDPNDADKAINTLNGLKLQTKTIKVSYARPSSASIRDANLYVSGLPKTMSQKDMEQLFSQYGRIITSRILVDQVTAGISRGVGFIRFDKRNEAEEAIKGLNGQKPLGAAEPITVKFANNPSQKTGQALLTQLYQTAARRYTGPLHHQTQRFRLDNLLNASYGVKRFSPITIDSMTSLAGVNLTGPTGAGWCIFVYNLSPEADESVLWQLFGPFGAVTNVKVIRDFTTNKCKGFGFVTMTNYDEAAMAIASLNGYRLGDRVLQVSFKTSKQHKA; the protein is encoded by the exons ATGGTTACT CAGATAATCAGCACCATGGAAACCCAGGTGTCCAACGGTCCCAGCGGAACAAGCCTGCCCAACGGTCCAGTCATTAGCACCAACGGCGCCACAGACGACAGCAAAACCAACCTGATAGTCAACTAcctgcctcagaacatgacccAGGAGGAGTTCAAAAGCTTGTTCGGAAGCATCGGCGAGATAGAGTCCTGCAAGCTTGTCAGGGACAAGATCACAG GTCAGAGTTTGGGATACGGCTTTGTAAACTATGTGGATCCAAATGATGCGGACAAGGCCATCAACACCCTCAACGGTCTGAAGCTGCAGACGAAAACAATCAAG GTATCATATGCTCGGCCAAGCTCCGCCTCCATTCGAGATGCCAACCTTTACGTGAGTGGACTACCCAAGACCATGAGCCAGAAGGACATGGAACAGCTCTTCTCTCAGTACGGTCGCATCATCACATCCCGCATCCTGGTGGATCAAGTGACAG CAGGCATATCACGAGGAGTGGGATTCATCCGGTTTGACAAGCGAAACGAGGCAGAGGAAGCCATCAAAGGTCTGAACGGACAGAAGCCTCTGGGTGCCGCGGAGCCCATTACGGTCAAGTTCGCCAACAACCCCAGCCAAAAGACAGGCCAGGctttgctgactcagctgtaCCAGACCGCTGCCCGCCGCTACACAGGCCCCCTCCACCACCAGACGCAGCGCTTCAG ACTCGACAATTTACTAAACGCCAGCTACGGAGTCAAGAG GTTCTCTCCCATCACCATCGACAGCATGACCAGCCTCGCCGGCGTCAACCTCACTGGCCCCACCGGAGCCGGCTGGTGCATCTTTGTGTACAACTTGTCCCCCGAGGCGGATGAGAGCGTCCTGTGGCAGCTGTTTGGGCCGTTTGGCGCCGTCACCAACGTCAAGGTGATCCGTGACTTCACCACCAACAAATGCAAGGGCTTTGGCTTCGTGACCATGACCAACTACGACGAGGCGGCCATGGCCATCGCCAGCCTAAACGGCTACCGCCTGGGTGACCGCGTGCTGCAGGTTTCCTTCAAGACCAGCAAGCAGCACAAAGCCTGA
- the elavl3 gene encoding ELAV-like protein 3 isoform X14 gives MVTQIISTMETQVSNGPSGTSLPNGPVISTNGATDDSKTNLIVNYLPQNMTQEEFKSLFGSIGEIESCKLVRDKITGQSLGYGFVNYVDPNDADKAINTLNGLKLQTKTIKVSYARPSSASIRDANLYVSGLPKTMSQKDMEQLFSQYGRIITSRILVDQVTGISRGVGFIRFDKRNEAEEAIKGLNGQKPLGAAEPITVKFANNPSQKTGQALLTQLYQTAARRYTGPLHHQTQRFRFSPITIDSMTSLAGVNLTGPTGAGWCIFVYNLSPEADESVLWQLFGPFGAVTNVKVIRDFTTNKCKGFGFVTMTNYDEAAMAIASLNGYRLGDRVLQVSFKTSKQHKA, from the exons ATGGTTACT CAGATAATCAGCACCATGGAAACCCAGGTGTCCAACGGTCCCAGCGGAACAAGCCTGCCCAACGGTCCAGTCATTAGCACCAACGGCGCCACAGACGACAGCAAAACCAACCTGATAGTCAACTAcctgcctcagaacatgacccAGGAGGAGTTCAAAAGCTTGTTCGGAAGCATCGGCGAGATAGAGTCCTGCAAGCTTGTCAGGGACAAGATCACAG GTCAGAGTTTGGGATACGGCTTTGTAAACTATGTGGATCCAAATGATGCGGACAAGGCCATCAACACCCTCAACGGTCTGAAGCTGCAGACGAAAACAATCAAG GTATCATATGCTCGGCCAAGCTCCGCCTCCATTCGAGATGCCAACCTTTACGTGAGTGGACTACCCAAGACCATGAGCCAGAAGGACATGGAACAGCTCTTCTCTCAGTACGGTCGCATCATCACATCCCGCATCCTGGTGGATCAAGTGACAG GCATATCACGAGGAGTGGGATTCATCCGGTTTGACAAGCGAAACGAGGCAGAGGAAGCCATCAAAGGTCTGAACGGACAGAAGCCTCTGGGTGCCGCGGAGCCCATTACGGTCAAGTTCGCCAACAACCCCAGCCAAAAGACAGGCCAGGctttgctgactcagctgtaCCAGACCGCTGCCCGCCGCTACACAGGCCCCCTCCACCACCAGACGCAGCGCTTCAG GTTCTCTCCCATCACCATCGACAGCATGACCAGCCTCGCCGGCGTCAACCTCACTGGCCCCACCGGAGCCGGCTGGTGCATCTTTGTGTACAACTTGTCCCCCGAGGCGGATGAGAGCGTCCTGTGGCAGCTGTTTGGGCCGTTTGGCGCCGTCACCAACGTCAAGGTGATCCGTGACTTCACCACCAACAAATGCAAGGGCTTTGGCTTCGTGACCATGACCAACTACGACGAGGCGGCCATGGCCATCGCCAGCCTAAACGGCTACCGCCTGGGTGACCGCGTGCTGCAGGTTTCCTTCAAGACCAGCAAGCAGCACAAAGCCTGA